Proteins from a genomic interval of Rosa chinensis cultivar Old Blush chromosome 2, RchiOBHm-V2, whole genome shotgun sequence:
- the LOC112186607 gene encoding single myb histone 4 — protein MGNPKQKWTSEEEEALRAGVRKHGTGKWKDIQKDPEFNPFLSSRSNIDLKDKWRNMSVSGVGGPREKARMRPRDSPVTLFSTPQPSAAAPVKRDPAAALLKRESSAAPVKREAAASLVKGEPVADDSPTEAKTEAKTAPMYNAMIFEALSNSTDPNGLETGAIANFIEQRYVLEKKNEVPQNFRRLLSSRLRRLVAQEKLEKFQNCFKIKSDSSGETKAPPPPKQNDAPLAPNAPKQNDTPAAPKQNDVQLTQLQSHADVIPYETVEEAAVAAAYKIAEAENKSFVAAEAVKESERVSQMFEDTNSVLQLAEEFLKKCSQGEVLLVV, from the exons ATGGGAAATCCGAAGCAAAAATGGACGTCGGAGGAAGAAGAGGCGCTCCGAGCCGGCGTCAGAAAGCACGGCACCGGAAAGTGGAAGGATATCCAGAAAGACCCCGAGTTCAACCCCTTCCTCTCCTCTCGCTCCAATATTGATCtcaag GACAAATGGCGGAATATGTCTGTTAGTGGTGTGGGGGGTCCCAGAGAAAAAGCAAGGATGAGACCAAGAGATAGTCCTGTTACTCTATTCTCCACCCCACAGCCTTCTGCTGCTGCTCCTGTTAAACGTGATCCAGCTGCAGCTCTTCTCAAACGTGAGTCATCAGCAGCTCCTGTCAAACGCGAGGCAGCAGCATCTCTTGTCAAAGGCGAGCCAGTAGCAGATGATTCCCCAACAGAAGCAAAAACTGAAGCAAAAACAGCTCCAAT GTACAATGCAATGATTTTTGAAGCACTTTCTAACTCAACAGATCCAAATGGATTGGAGACTGGTGCTATTGCTAATTTTATTGAG CAAAGGTATGTTTTGGAGAAAAAGAATGAGGTGCCCCAAAATTTTAGAAGGTTATTGAGCTCAAGGTTAAGAAGGCTGGTTGCACAAGAAAAACTTGAAAAG TTTCAAAATTGCTTCAAGATAAAAAGTGACTCGTCAGGTGAGACAAAAGCACCACCGCCCCCAAAACAGAATGATGCACCACTGGCCCCAAACGCCCCAAAACAGAACGACACACCAGCGGCCCCAAAACAGAATGATGTCCAACTTACGCAATTGCAGAGTCATGCTGATGTAATCCCCTATGAAACAGTTGAGGAAGCGGCAGTGGCTGCTGCCTACAAGATTGCCGAAGCAGAAAACAAATCATTTGTGGCTGCAGAAGCAGTGAAAGAGTCAGAGAGGGTTTCACAGATGTTCGAGGACACAAACTCAGTGCTCCAGTTGGCAGAAGAGTTTCTTAAGAAat GTTCGCAAGGTGAAGTTCTTCTGGTTGTGTAA
- the LOC112186606 gene encoding glycylpeptide N-tetradecanoyltransferase 1, protein MGDNNSPPGSSKEADHDSDANALVKDDSSLETIVRKFQDSMSVGKRHAFWETQPVGQFKDLGDVSLPEGPIEPPTPLSEVKQEPYNLPSQYEWTTCDLDSEETCTEVYNLLKNNYVEDDENMFRFNYSKEFLRWALHPPGYYRSWHIGVRAKTNKKLVAFITGVPARIRVRDVIVKMAEINFLCVHKKLRSKRLAPVMIKEVTRRVHLENIWQAAYTAGVVLPTPITTCQYWHRSLNPKKLIDVGFSRLGARMTMSRTIKLYKLPDSPATPGFRKMELHDVPAVTRLLRNYLSQFIVAPDFDENDVEHWLLPEENVVDSYLVESPETHEITDFCSFYTLPSSILGNQNYSILKAAYSYYNVSTKTPLLQLMNDALIVAKQKDFDVFNALDVMQNESFLKELKFGPGDGQLHYYLYNYRMRNALKPAELGLVLL, encoded by the coding sequence ATGGGTGATAACAATTCTCCACCTGGCTCTTCGAAAGAAGCTGATCATGATTCCGATGCTAACGCGCTTGTTAAGGATGATAGCTCATTGGAAACGATTGTTCGAAAGTTCCAAGATTCAATGTCTGTTGGGAAGAGGCACGCATTTTGGGAGACCCAGCCTGTGGGGCAGTTCAAGGATCTTGGTGATGTGAGTCTGCCGGAGGGCCCGATTGAGCCTCCGACACCATTGTCTGAGGTCAAGCAAGAGCCGTACAATCTGCCGAGTCAGTATGAGTGGACCACTTGTGATCTGGACTCGGAAGAGACCTGCACTGAGGTCTACAATCTGTTGAAGAACAATTATGTTGAGGATGATGAGAACATGTTCAGGTTCAATTACTCCAAGGAGTTTCTTAGGTGGGCTTTGCACCCTCCTGGTTATTATAGGAGCTGGCATATTGGGGTTCGTGCAAAGACGAATAAGAAGCTGGTTGCTTTCATTACTGGTGTCCCTGCTAGAATCCGGGTTCGTGATGTGATTGTGAAAATGGCAGAGATTAATTTCTTATGTGTGCATAAGAAGCTCAGGTCGAAGAGACTTGCACCTGTCATGATCAAGGAGGTCACAAGGAGGGTTCACTTGGAGAATATCTGGCAAGCAGCTTATACAGCTGGAGTGGTTCTCCCAACTCCAATAACGACTTGTCAGTACTGGCATAGGTCTTTGAATCCAAAGAAGCTTATTGATGTTGGGTTTTCAAGGCTTGGTGCAAGGATGACTATGAGCCGAACCATAAAGCTATATAAGTTACCAGATTCACCAGCTACTCCTGGATTCAGAAAGATGGAACTTCATGATGTCCCTGCTGTTACTCGATTGCTCAGAAACTACTTGAGCCAGTTCATTGTTGCTCCAGATTTTGATGAAAATGACGTGGAGCATTGGCTTCTCCCGGAGGAAAATGTGGTGGACAGTTACTTGGTGGAGAGCCCAGAGACTCATGAGATCACAGACTTCTGCAGCTTCTATACTCTTCCTTCATCTATCCTTGGCAATCAGAATTACTCAATCTTGAAGGCTGCTTACTCATATTACAATGTCTCCACTAAAACTCCATTGCTTCAGTTGATGAATGATGCTCTTATCGTGGCAAAACAGAAGGATTTTGATGTTTTCAACGCATTGGATGTAATGCAGAATGAGTCATTTTTGAAAGAACTGAAATTTGGACCTGGCGATGGGCAACTTCACTATTATCTTTACAATTACCGGATGAGGAATGCATTGAAACCCGCAGAGCTTGGGCTTGTACTGCTATAG